A stretch of the Arachis stenosperma cultivar V10309 chromosome 6, arast.V10309.gnm1.PFL2, whole genome shotgun sequence genome encodes the following:
- the LOC130933273 gene encoding uncharacterized protein LOC130933273 — translation MGKWDHRRPRRFFRRQRSPLHPSVFYDINAPLPDFSQDGVPLWEKKYCTLIGSVPWQKIVDSKYSINCHGNVLNWNDSAAEEAFHNAKNLYRARMNNLPSNISLPDPNMYVDQIDWNPYIDPKLIKEVDSTYFPVPGDEKESSNKIKRTKISLDDENAWDCAGETSPSRAFENRVQDNQEDYDVDDPGNVDNTENPWERSIPQRNGGLNNNAWEGGRINSSSWNERRDPNIHSEVWKSGYSAWGNDCKGFLSQKDKGWDNVRDNSWCQQKSDNLVVGSNTWNCKSSQQNATSGSTGWGNVRDSSWCQQNSNNLFNSGKPWNCKSSKQNTTPGSTRWCDDRDSSWCQQHSNNLVNKGNPGRNNNANMQGWEQWENSLVSSNSQFRRNNGGTTPWNQRFQRKEGYDQQTFDHNGSQFQRDDRQTGQYWRRENSKKRNFAYH, via the exons atggGTAAATGGGATCACCGTCGCCCGCGTAGGTTCTTTCGCCGCCAAAGATCTCCGCTCCATCCCTCCGTCTTCTACGACATCAATGCTCCGCTTCCTG ACTTTTCGCAAGACGGTGTACCTTTATGGGAGAAGAAATACTGCACTTTGATAGGATCAGTGCCATGGCAGAAGATAGTTGATTCAAAGTATAGTATCAACTGTCATGGTAATGTGCTCAATTGGAATGATTCAGCTGCTGAAGAAGCATTCCACAATGCCAAAAACCTTTACCGGGCAAGGATGAACAACCTCCCCAGCAATATTTCTCTGCCTGATCCTAATATGTACGTTGATCAAATAGATTGGAACCCGTACATTGATCCCAAACTGATCAAGGAAGTGGATAGTACTTACTTTCCTGTGCCTGGCGACGAAAAAGAGAGTTCTAACAAAATCAAACGAACAAAAATTTCACTGGATGATGAAAATGCTTGGGATTGTGCTGGTGAAACTTCTCCTAGCAGAGCTTTTGAAAATAGAGTGCAAGACAACCAGGAGGATTATGATGTTGATGATCCTGGAAATGTGGATAACACCGAAAATCCTTGGGAGAGGAGCATTCCTCAACGAAATGGAGGGTTAAATAACAATGCATGGGAAGGTGGCCGCATTAATTCTTCAAGTTGGAACGAAAGAAGGGACCCTAACATTCACTCTGAGGTTTGGAAATCTGGATATTCTGCTTGGGGGAATGACTGTAAGGGCTTTCTTTCACAGAAAGATAAAGGATGGGATAATGTTAGGGATAATTCATGGTGTCAACAGAAATCGGATAATTTGGTTGTTGGCAGCAACACTTGGAATTGTAAATCGAGTCAGCAGAATGCAACTTCTGGGAGCACAGGATGGGGTAATGTTAGGGACAGTTCGTGGTGTCAACAGAAttcaaataatttgtttaaCAGCGGCAAACCTTGGAATTGTAAATCTAGTAAGCAGAACACAACTCCAGGGAGCACAAGATGGTGTGATGATAGAGACAGTTCATGGTGTCAACAGCATTCAAATAATTTGGTTAACAAAGGAAACCCTGGGAGAAACAACAATGCAAATATGCAAGGATGGGAGCAATGGGAAAATTCTCTTGTTTCAAGTAATTCACAATTTAGACGAAACAATGGAGGTACGACACCCTGGAATCAGAGGTTTCAAAGGAAGGAAGGCTATGATCAACAAACTTTTGATCATAACGGCTCTCAGTTTCAGAGAGATGATCGCCAAACAGGTCAATACTGGAGGAGGGAAAATAGTAAAAAGAGGAATTTTGCATATCACTAG
- the LOC130936134 gene encoding uncharacterized protein LOC130936134, with amino-acid sequence MATFFHLSKSLSSPLPFFRIPPPLRRKHRPSTVAPARAGPSSSSIAFAIGLPLSLLAVTVLTSLRIANKLDQQFFEEMAMNEAIMQADEDDDDDYEDEDYYDDDDDDAETPVQQEPALPRSRNRPIREA; translated from the exons ATGGCGACATTCTTTCACCTCTCCAAGTCACTCTCTTCCCCGCTTCCTTTCTTCCGCATTCCTCCGCCGCTTCGCCGGAAACATAGGCCTTCCACGGTGGCCCCAGCTCGTGCGGGCCCCAGCTCAAGTAGCATCGCCTTTGCCATCGgcctccctctctctctcctcgcTGTCACCGTCCTCACCTCCCTTCGAATTGCCAATAAACTCGACCAACAATTTTTTGAGGAG ATGGCAATGAATGAAGCTATCATGCAAGCTGATGAAGATGACGATGATGATTACGAAGATGAAGAttattatgatgatgatgatgatgatgcagaAACTCCTGTACAACAAGAACCTGCCCTTCCGCGTTCTCGCAACAGGCCTATAAGGGAAGCTTAA